DNA from Pichia kudriavzevii chromosome 5, complete sequence:
GAATTGCCTAGAATCACCCTTAATTACCTCAAGGGCTCCCATTATATCAAACACAATCTGCGGAAATACCCCCCGCTCACAGGAGAGCTTGTAGTCGACACTGTAAACGACCATGCCTAGACCACGCTTCCTCCCCTCTTCTATGTCGTTCATTTCGGCCCATTTCTGAACATACTCGTCAAAATCCGAGCATGTGTTGTTCGGATCCCTCCATGCACCTCCATGGATTGCAATCACTCCACGGTAGATTGGTCTCTCCCCCGGAATAAGATACCGCTTGATCCGTTCCCGCTGTGTGTGTTCGCCATAGGACAGGATCTCAGTTTCAACCGCTAACATCTGGCATCTAAATTGTTCACAACCAACAATACGTATACATACATACGTAATTGAAATAGTTGCACATACACGTATAGCTCAATTTCATGTTGATGGCGTGGAAGCGCcgaggggggggggggcaGAAAGGGAGAGTCTAGACTCTTTTAAAGAGACACATTTTTGTGTCGGTCGTTGCGACATTTTTCCATGTGGCGCATGCGgctttctttccttttttcttcagaGAGTCTAGACTGCCCGGCCGGCGTTATGCGCCACCGAGCCAATAAGTTTTCTTAATAGGGTAATTTAATGGAATTTGAGatgattttcattttgacGTTGAGGTTGCTCTTTAGAGAACAATCACAATGGAATTTAACCCCCCCCTCCCCGACCCTCCACGTCCTGCATGTCTAGTTACTGTTTCCATGACAACGTCTGCAAAAGAGGTCTCGAATCAGTAAATCCTACACAAAACTCAGGTCTATAGACAGAAAAAGTCGTATACCCGTCTCGGTCATCCCTCCTGTTGCATGTAAGTTGCAGGACCGGCATTATTCTttctgtttgtttgtttttgtttttttttttttcatttcaaacgtcttttcttttgatcTGATGTTTAATTAGGTATAAAAAGGACAACCAATTCTCTATGTTTCTCCAAAGTTGTCCTACATCTCTGTCTCTGTGTCAGACGGAATTATTGTAGGCTCTCTCCCAGTAAAGGAAACGAATAGTCTTTCACTTCATATAGAATTTATCAAAcagaaaagaataaaagcttttttttttctcttcttcttctccatattCAACTTTCCTTCCAACTACTTATACACTCCCTTAGATACATCAAcgaaaaatttaaattaGTCACTCCTTAACtaaaaatccaaaagagaaaacacaaaataCTATCCATAATGTTATCCATCAAAGCTGTCTCTCTCATTGTTTTGTCCTGTTTTGTCTCGGAATCCATTTCTGCACCAACTCCAGCACATTTCCACCATGCACACAAACGTGATAATGGCAAAACGTGTTCTTTCCCCAACTCCAATGGCATGGTGCAggttttcaacaacaaggaCTCAAGTTCTGAAGGTTGGGCACAAGACGGCCCATGCAAGGCAGGGTCCTATTGTCAATATGCGTGTCAACCAGGTTACTTGATGGGCCAATGGAACCCTCAGGTGGACACCTACTCTTACCCGGGCTCCCAAGATGGTGGTTTATACTGTAACGAGGACGGTGAGCTATCCAAACCAATCTCAAACAACGATTATTGCTACAAGGGTAAAGGTACTGCACAAGCAATCAACAAGACTGGCCAAAATGTTGCATTTTGTCAAACCGTCTTGCCAGGTAACGAGGAGATGCTAATTCCAACAGACGTGTCTGCTGGTTCATCAAACGATTTGGCTGTTCCAGGCACTGATTACTGGGCAAAGACCGCCTCTCACTTCTATATTAACCCGCCAGGTGTCTCTGCCGAAGAAGGTTGCAGATGGGGATCAACCGCTAATCCATATGGAAACTGGTCTCCCTATGTTGCCGGTTTCAATATGGACGACAGTGGCAACACTTATGCCAAAATTGGTTGGAATCCAATTTATTTCGAAGACTCTTCTCCATTTAAGAACGAAAAACCAAGTTTTGGTGTCAGATTAAAGTGCGATGATTCAAGTAAATGTAATGGTAATACTTGTGAAATCAATCCAAATACTTATGGCCTCAATAAAGTCAGCAACTCTGGTGAACAACAAGACTCAGATGGTGCTGCTTGGTGTGTTCTGACTGCATCGGGAAATTCTGGTGTCAGCATTGAAGTTTTCGACCTTTAAGCTTAAAGACTTCCCCACCTTAATGATATGCTTATACAACCCAACTTGctacatatatatatgatgttgaatttaagATGAACTGAAGAAACATCGgtttgtttctctctttcattttgtttCACAAAGAgttcttttcttttcactGTTCGTTTTTTGTTActttttgtctttcttttctaGACTTATATACCAACTTTTTGTACGGCACTTTTAAATGTATTATACCCTATCTTCCATGGATCATGCATGTCTCCGAGATTGACAATAAAGTTAACTCCCAAACAGCTAAACATTGAGACAGGCTTgcttttttgttctttaCTGCGAAGGTTGCTGTATTGGGTTTCTTGTTCTTATAACAACTCGTGGAGAATCTTCTCCAGATTGTTCTACTAACGAAGATCCAATAGCAGCATATATATAATAGATGGCATTCCATAAAAATTAGCTATTTCCACttgaaagaagaaggtacTAACAACCATGAAGGGCTCCACATGAAAACATATGTGAAGGAAGTGGATAGCACAGATGTATGCCATTTCATTCCACTGCTAGCAATCACCTACATGCACCTTGTTGCTACGGCGATACTTACTCTACTGAATTTCTCCCGAACTATAGCCTAGAGACATTCTATACACCATACGAGCTGTTTTCCAGTTTTAGTTTAAAAGGTTCAtctaaaaatgaaaacaaaacacaGGTCACATGACCACAATGGAGCTCTCTTTGAATTGCGCGGAAATTGGTCTGAAATTGCGTTGGAAAGTTTGACAGCACCCAATTATACGGGGAAGAAAGAAAGTATCACCATTAAAAATATGCAATACCATGAAGTTGCCCATTATTCTACAGTCCAACTTGTTAGTTTTGGATCCCCTTTTGAGCAGAGGTACAAGACAACACACACTCCATTCATTTGAGCAGACTCATTTTTCCAAACATGGTTGTTTttcgttgttgttggtttcGTTTTTGGAACACGGCCTAACTTTTCCCTACAGCTTGAGAAGTTAGTGGTGATTTTAAAGGGGACTTTGATCTATATAGGTGAATATTGCCTCAATCGCTGCAGTTGGATAGTTATATTCCAAGGAGCTAAGAAACACGAAATCATCAAGGGAAATGAGAATCATCATTGATCTGAAAGGTTTCGATTCCACATGTATTTCAGTAAACCTCAAATCATATGCACCCTCTGCATTTGCGCTTCAATCAACAGTTCAGTTTGAGGAAGCAAGAAAGGGTGGATACAAGGGTTTTGATCGTGCTGATCTCGAGTACCGTGCTTACTACCTGTTACAGAGACAGACGTTCATATATTACCAACTTTCGATGCTTAGGTACTTGCTATCAAAACCACATAGAGAGACTTTCTTCCCTAGGAAATTGTACTATGTGGGGCCACATAGCTTTATTCCTTCTAAggaagatattgatgattatATTGAGAAGCCCAGGGTTGTCTATCTGTTTTCACGGCACAACTACAATCAGTTTGTCTCCATTGTTATGTCAAGAAAGAACGAGACGGAACTCCAGCTCTTGAAAATCGAGGAGGATCATTCAGGGATTAAGGAATTTGTGCAATCGAATTGGAGGAGCTTTAAAGATGGAATTTACAAAGTGTTGTTGATTAAAGAGCCTGGATTTACCGTGTTTGATTGGGAGAAGTTTGATAGATTCTATGACAAGTTTAGTTGTTCATTGCAGTGGTTCGAGACTCTTGATATCCGTAACTCACCAGAGGTTTACTTACACGAGCTTAGAGATGGGTTGGCGCTCTCGGAATATTTAAGCTTTGTTATTACTGGCCAATGCCGTGGTGGGAATAGGAGCATGCTTTACGATAGAGTCAAGTCCATTGAAGAGACAAATCATGAAAAGCGGAAGGTATATGGTATTGAACATGGTGCTATCAACTTGCTACTTAAAGGCTTTGAATTAAGAGAGAAGATACACAGACACCGTCAAAGGAGGAGGGAATGGAATGATctgaaaattgaagataatgCAGCAGGAAAAGAGGTTAGGAAGGCCAGTGGCGTGGAAGGACGCTATAATTCATGTACAATGAATGCAAGCACAATCACCGAAGTTGGTTCCACTACCAGTTCAGTAAATGGATTAGGCACCGAGTCCGtagatttttttgaaaaattatgTAGTACATTAAGAGCagagaaaaataaacacaGTTGGTGTATACATACCCCACAGAAGACCAAAGAACctaaggaaaaggaaaaggaaaagaaaaaatccaaGGAGGGGTTTATCCTTAATGAGGTTGCCGATGCATATGGTAGAAAGActccaaattcaaagaatatAGGGCCTTGGTTATCCCGAGTAGTGGCAAACCGTCGCTCAAGGAGAGATGAGAGTGCATGTCACACCAATAAGATAGTAAAGGACGCTCTCTTGACAGATTCAGCACATCCATatccatttttcaaatttgtaCAGGGCGTATATGGCAGTGACTGTGAGCTCGACCAGCCGGTGATGGTTGGTGAGGAATATGTGAGATATGGATGGACGTTTTATAGGGAAGCAGCTCTATGGGATGAGGTTGTAGCGACTTACCAAGAAATCACTCCCGAAGAGGACCGGTATTTTGGGTACAATACTAGAACTAAACGGTGGTCAAGCTGGTGGAACAGGTATGACAGACGTGTATGTTCTGCTCTCCAGCAGCTACAGAAGCGTTATTTAGATGTCAACTCTGGAACCTCCAAGTTACAGCAGTTAAGTGATCAAGAAGCTAGAGATCGAGACAACGTGCTGCAAGTGACTTCGATGAATGTTAACACAGGAAAGTCTTCTGAAAGCTAACGGGTAAGCTCTTGTGCAGGGGTATATTATGAGTGAGATGTTTTTCCGTCAACGGATATTCAGACAGTAGAGAAAAAAGTGCCTATGATACATGTGAAACTACCATTTTGGGTTGAAGACAAGAGGGAGGTGACCAAAGAAGTTTATCATGGTTCCCCTCATAAAAGCAAGCAAAAAGCTATACCCAAAGAGCTTTTTGAGTTTCAAAAGATGTAAGCAACCTCGATACAGAAACAGAGTTGTCTCTTTTTTGGAGCTTGATATTGGCGACATTAATGACTCGGTTGGTTCAGTtgaaggggaaaaaaagtactttttttttgtggaGTCTTTGAACACAAGGCATTTTCCCCAGCATTAGCTGATTTCTGTAATGCAACTCTCTAGTCATCAATTGACTCTGATGATCATCCAAGCCGGCCTAATGTTAAACGTTAATGTTCTATTGGCCCATCTTTGCACTATTTTCATACCCACATGGAGTTCACTTGCCAGTGACTAGAGCTACAAAGGGCCAAGAATGGGACCAACGTCGTCTTATTTTAATAAATACGATCTTACAGGGCTTGTGGAAATTCAGCAAGTTTCTCAGGGTGAGTCAATTGGTTGTGCAGTATTGCCGTTGGTTGGTGCCAGGGGTAGACACTTGGCTGAGCTGTACCGACTATTCCAGCGCTTTAACGGGGATACTGGGAGAAGCCACATTGGAGATGCTGTAGTGGATCGTGAATTTAAGCATACTGTACTGAAAACCAGTCACTATGTGTGGTTGCTTGTTCTACAAGAATAATCATTGAAGGCCACTGTCAGCATATTACCAAAATGGTGACGGGCTCGAAGATGACGATGCCCATACCAGGTAGAGCtctccttcaattttaagTCGAAATGTCCTTTGTATCTCTCTGTATTTGAGTTTGTCCTACTTTGCATATTCTTGAATTCCTGGATTTCTCACATCTTGTCCGAGTTTCAGAATTCCATGTTCCTTATGGTAAACCATCTCTCATGGtcttttccatttgtttCCCCAAAATGGAATTCCCTACATCCTAACCTCTATACAACTACACatctatatatagatatCTGTATCTCCTTGCTCAATTGAGCACCATATCGGTGCCAGAACCGGCAAAGAACAGCCTCCTCATGAAGGATGTACGCATGTGGTCTCAGCTCATCTAACCCTTCACCACCTTCACTGAGGGTTTACGGGTTTTTCCCGAAAACAACATACAGCACAAATTCCGTccgttgaagaaaaaaaaaaatcaaatctaACAATGTGAACCCAGCTTTCTTGTTGGAGTGCATAAACACATACGGCTTAACAATGGGCGTTGTCTGTAAGGTGCTTGCCACGCATACATGCATCTCCTATTAGGAAGGCGCCGTCCTGTGATCcaagttattttttgatgcGTGTATCATTCACAAGGTTTGCTCCTGTCTCCAATCTCTCTTGGATTTGTCTTGGAAAAATACCAAACCGTGCTGTAAACCCGACGGCAACAATACTGTAAGACGTTGTCTCCGAGACAGAGTACCTCAAAGCACTCGCAACGGTTGCACGACATGTAGAGACATGTAGTGAAGAGACGGCAGAAACTATATAATAAACAGATGCAGGAGTCAGAGACAATTGACCGGTTCTACTTTTGCTTTGTTCTCtcatcctcttcctcttAGTCTTCCTCTTAGTCTTCCTCTTAGTCTTCCTCTTAGTCTTAGTCTTCCTCTTCACCCGTTACCATGCAGCTTCCACCCCCATTTCTGCGGCCTCTCCATTAtgcaaaataaaaaaaaaattgtgCATGGCATCAGGTAGATGCATTCCGGCACTACATGTCTACACCTTCTTACCAACTAGCTTGCTCTCCTCCAACCCTATCCAACTTTCTACTACTCCATCTTCAGAGAGAGCCCTGGCAATACACATGCTAACGTTGACACCCATTCTGTACACTCAGCTTAAACGAGTGATAGTAAACATCTATACATCTCTACCTTGATTCTCGAAAGCTACTGTGTTGGTTGCAGAGAAATAGCCGTATTGGGTGTTTTGTAAGAGAGTCAATTGCCGAAATTGGAACAATGTCGCCCACTaagaagatgaagtttttttttttttttaaaccTCTAGTGAGGATTTGCGTTCCTGTGAGAGCATTCGAAACCCCCCAAAGAGGAACGAGGGGGGGGGTTTAAATAAAGGTGGAGATCCCAAACTTAACAGAGAATGCGATTTTCCTATGTGGAGAGTGGtttataaagaaaaggatTCTTTCAAGAAGGGATTTGCTATTGCTCAACGACTGGGCATTCGACATACCAAGGGACACAGGGACCACTATAGCACGACAAAGGGTACTTTGGAGAAGCACAGATATAAACACTGGTTGAAACATCAGTACCAAAATAGACACAAATAGAAACATATAGAGAGTTTAgtttttttgaagattactttgaagagtttgaatAACTGAAGATGGGATTGTCAAAGAAAGAGATCAAGATCCTGACGCTCCTTTTCATCGACACtgccttcttcttcttggaGATCATTGTCGGTTATATGGTCAACTCGTTGGCTCTTATTGCAGACTCCTTCCATATGTTGAACGATATCATCTCCTTGGTTGTTGCATTATGGGCCGTGAATGTTGCCAAAAATCGTTCTGCTGATGCAGAATATACATACGGCTGGTTACGTGCAGAAATCTTGGGTGCTCTTATTAATGCAGTCTTTTTAATTGCATTATGTTTCACCATTTTAATTGAAGCCCTACAGAGACTACTCGATCCTCCTACAATTACAAACCCaaagttgattttggttGTCGGTACTCTAGGTTTGATCTCTAACATTGTGGGCCTCTTTTTATTCCATGAACATGGCCACTCTCATGGCGGAGGAGTAGACTCGGGTGATGGACATTCACATTCCCATGGTGGCTTCTTCACTCCGCAAGACGAAGAAAGCGAAATCGAAGACGTACATGGccacaaccacaaccacaaccaTAGTCATGCCGATGATGGAGCACACGCCGACACACACGCAGATGTACATGGTCATTCCCATGCTGAAAGGCCAAGATCAAAGTCAGTTTATTCCAAACACGCAACCAACGAAACCACCCCACTAATGGACAGTGCATTTGGTGAAAGCGAAGAAGATTTGCGTAAGATTATGCCATCCTATGTTGTTGGCCAATTGGACAGACCTGCCACTAAGAAGCCAAGGGGTAATAAGAACGAAGCTCaccaaaaatcaatgaataTGGAGGGTGTCTTTTTACATGTTTTAGGTGACGCACTGGGTAACATTGGTGTTATGGCCAGTGCAATATTCATCTGGAAAACTGACTACTCATGGAAGTATTACTTTGATCCTTTTATTTCTCTAGTTATTACGTGCATCATTTTCTCATCCGCTTTGCCACTATGCAAGAGATCATCTAGAATCTTATTGCAGGGTACCCCTTCAACTGTCGTTACTTCCGACGTTATCCAAGATGTCCTTCAGATTCCATCCGTTATAGGTGTCCATGATTTCCATATTTGGAACTtaactgaaaaattgatgattgCATCATTGCACATCGAGTTGGATTGTTCCCCAGATGATTTCCTTAAAGTAGCTTCCGATATTAAAGCCTGCCTGCACGATTATGGTGTTCACAGTGCCACCATTCAACCAGAATTCTCAGCTTACTATAACAAACAGCATATGTTACCTCATTCTTTCTCCTCAAGCTCTAATTTGAAACAAGACGCAGCTAATTCTGCTTTAACCTCAGCTCCTCcgattttcaacatctcATCAAACGTCCAAAGTGATGCTCCAGCTAGTTCATCAACTGATAGAACCCAGGTAGACAAAAAGAATGATATTCATTGTCTAATAGATGCTTCTGTTAACTGCACAACAACCAACTGCCTGAAATAACTATGCCGTTTGGACTTAGATTAACAGTTTCCCTGGTATTGTGTTTATAGTACTTCATAATtataattaaaaaaaacttaCCCTAATATACACAAATCTTTAAATATGAGAGGGGGGAAAACGGACCCAGTTGGGTTTCCAACTTACCATTCCAAACTATCTGCCCAATATACTTTTTTCTGTCCTTTATTATTGATCCCCTCTTTGACGTAGAACGATTCACCAACTCTTGGACGTTTGAATGCAGAGGTATTCAAGTTTAGTGTACCTGGATCCTTTATTTCGTAGATGTTAGAGTTTCCCAAATGTGAATGCctgttttcctttccttCGTCAACTGTGTTCATACCGTTACGTTTGTAGAACTGTTGTTTCTCCTGCAGAGAATAAAATCCTTTGAAGTTAGTCACATTAgagttgatattttgatcACTGGAACTTTGGTTCATTAACGCTTCCCGACGTTCGCTCAGTGTATTATGAATTGCAGGTTTAGCACTCGCAGACTGTTGTTTCCGCCTACTAGGATTGGCTTTGGCTCGAAATCCTTTAATAATGGCACTCTTACGGACACCATTGATTGCAGGACCCGAAGTTGGAATATTTACAACTTCGGTGGTTTTCTCAGGTATTGGTATTCCATTACTGTTTTGTGCATTTATCTCAGTGGCATATTTGGTGGCATCATCTAACGAACCATCACTCGATTCCACAATCAGGTTCAATAAGCTCGAGGGTATCGGTTTCATTGCAGATTTCAGGTTTTCTACAAATATATGATGATGTGGAAGGCATTTGGAATGTTTGTCGTTTATTATGGTTACTTGATGATGACTGTTACCTCTTTTGAGATGATTATCTTCGTTTAACGTCTCATCTGATTCTTGAGATGAAATGGAACTTCTAACTTTGCTGTTTAAATCAGAATGGATTTTGAGAGGGATTCCTGACGTTGTATTATTTCTAGCTTTTATAATGGAGTTTCTCTTTGTGGTGAAAACGTTGGAATATGGATCATATAGAGATGGAATATTTGAGTCGATGGGTCTCTTGAGGCTGTTACTATGTAAAGATTGCAATCCTGTATTTGGAgattcaattgataaatCATTAGTTTCTGTTTGTAGGTTAAGGTCCAGCTCTAGTTCATCTTCGGTCTCCACGTCGGAGTCCCACGTGTTTGACCGCATAACGCAATCGAGTTCCAAATCATCCATTAAACTCCCGTTATTTGTCTCGGTAATGTCAATCTTGGTAGGATGTGTGAAATCCAAGAGTGTATTCTTATAATTTCCAGTTTCTTGCGGTATATTCATTTGCGAAGTTACTGATTTCAAATAAGAACTAAAATTAAAAGGCCTTGACGTTCCAATCTGTGGTACCATGGAGAAAATAGAGCACCCACCTTCTGGCTGATTGGCAAAACCtatatcaaagaaactcCTATCTTGGACATCATGTTTCATCTTTTTATTTGGCGTATCACTGCGATTTTCGGTTGCATTTTGTGGAAGTTTAGTCGGAGGAGGTAGCAAAGGTGTAAATAGATCTATTGGCTCGCTCGAGGCTTGGTTTTGAAAGTCGTCAAGAATACTAAATGTTTCACCATGGcttgatttgttgaacaGCAACGGCTGTCTCGTTTGGCTATGAAGAGCTTCTAGTTCCATTGCACCCCTACTGTTTTTCCGTCTGTGGATCCGTTTCATGGGCGAGGAGACATTCTTCTTGGGAGGTAATAACTTTGGAATATTCATGCTGGCTGAACTTGGCCCCAAGAACGGCGATTGAAAAATCGTTTTGTTATCTGTGGTATCATGCGACATTATGAAGTCTAGCTATTGGCAACTGCAGAGTCTGTGTTCCCTAAAGCTGAGAAGGACCAGTACTACAGGTAGCTCTCGATGGTTGTATACACTGGAATAGACTTGGAAACGGAAAAACGTAACAATGTATAGGTTGTGCACacaacaaggaaaaaaaaaacaacaatactTACGCTTTAGATCAAGGTAGCCAAGTTTACACTCTAGAAAGATCACGATCTGTGTAAGGTCTGCTAATGTGTGATGGTTAGATTATCCTTTCGTTGAAACTGGGTCTttcaagaaggaaaaaaaaaaaaaaactactTCCCCCGTGTTTACCTTTGCCCCAAACAGGCAACGATCGAGTTCATGGTTTTTTCCCTATTTGGAAGGgtggaagaaaaagagcGGGAATTCATGTCTTTCCAATTTCACCGTGTGGCTCGAAacctttttttccccccAGCTGAGCCACTTTTACTAGAAACTGCCTGAAGCTGAACATTTCTCTCAAGAACCAGAGAGAAAAA
Protein-coding regions in this window:
- a CDS encoding uncharacterized protein (PKUD0E04970; similar to Saccharomyces cerevisiae YMR244W; ancestral locus Anc_8.793) → MLSIKAVSLIVLSCFVSESISAPTPAHFHHAHKRDNGKTCSFPNSNGMVQVFNNKDSSSEGWAQDGPCKAGSYCQYACQPGYLMGQWNPQVDTYSYPGSQDGGLYCNEDGELSKPISNNDYCYKGKGTAQAINKTGQNVAFCQTVLPGNEEMLIPTDVSAGSSNDLAVPGTDYWAKTASHFYINPPGVSAEEGCRWGSTANPYGNWSPYVAGFNMDDSGNTYAKIGWNPIYFEDSSPFKNEKPSFGVRLKCDDSSKCNGNTCEINPNTYGLNKVSNSGEQQDSDGAAWCVLTASGNSGVSIEVFDL
- a CDS encoding uncharacterized protein (PKUD0E04980) gives rise to the protein MRIIIDLKGFDSTCISVNLKSYAPSAFALQSTVQFEEARKGGYKGFDRADLEYRAYYLLQRQTFIYYQLSMLRYLLSKPHRETFFPRKLYYVGPHSFIPSKEDIDDYIEKPRVVYLFSRHNYNQFVSIVMSRKNETELQLLKIEEDHSGIKEFVQSNWRSFKDGIYKVLLIKEPGFTVFDWEKFDRFYDKFSCSLQWFETLDIRNSPEVYLHELRDGLALSEYLSFVITGQCRGGNRSMLYDRVKSIEETNHEKRKVYGIEHGAINLLLKGFELREKIHRHRQRRREWNDLKIEDNAAGKEVRKASGVEGRYNSCTMNASTITEVGSTTSSVNGLGTESVDFFEKLCSTLRAEKNKHSWCIHTPQKTKEPKEKEKEKKKSKEGFILNEVADAYGRKTPNSKNIGPWLSRVVANRRSRRDESACHTNKIVKDALLTDSAHPYPFFKFVQGVYGSDCELDQPVMVGEEYVRYGWTFYREAALWDEVVATYQEITPEEDRYFGYNTRTKRWSSWWNRYDRRVCSALQQLQKRYLDVNSGTSKLQQLSDQEARDRDNVLQVTSMNVNTGKSSES
- a CDS encoding uncharacterized protein (PKUD0E04990; similar to Saccharomyces cerevisiae YMR243C (ZRC1) and YOR316C (COT1); ancestral locus Anc_8.792), with product MGLSKKEIKILTLLFIDTAFFFLEIIVGYMVNSLALIADSFHMLNDIISLVVALWAVNVAKNRSADAEYTYGWLRAEILGALINAVFLIALCFTILIEALQRLLDPPTITNPKLILVVGTLGLISNIVGLFLFHEHGHSHGGGVDSGDGHSHSHGGFFTPQDEESEIEDVHGHNHNHNHSHADDGAHADTHADVHGHSHAERPRSKSVYSKHATNETTPLMDSAFGESEEDLRKIMPSYVVGQLDRPATKKPRGNKNEAHQKSMNMEGVFLHVLGDALGNIGVMASAIFIWKTDYSWKYYFDPFISLVITCIIFSSALPLCKRSSRILLQGTPSTVVTSDVIQDVLQIPSVIGVHDFHIWNLTEKLMIASLHIELDCSPDDFLKVASDIKACLHDYGVHSATIQPEFSAYYNKQHMLPHSFSSSSNLKQDAANSALTSAPPIFNISSNVQSDAPASSSTDRTQVDKKNDIHCLIDASVNCTTTNCLK
- a CDS encoding uncharacterized protein (PKUD0E05000; similar to Saccharomyces cerevisiae YOR315W (SFG1); ancestral locus Anc_8.791); protein product: MSHDTTDNKTIFQSPFLGPSSASMNIPKLLPPKKNVSSPMKRIHRRKNSRGAMELEALHSQTRQPLLFNKSSHGETFSILDDFQNQASSEPIDLFTPLLPPPTKLPQNATENRSDTPNKKMKHDVQDRSFFDIGFANQPEGGCSIFSMVPQIGTSRPFNFSSYLKSVTSQMNIPQETGNYKNTLLDFTHPTKIDITETNNGSLMDDLELDCVMRSNTWDSDVETEDELELDLNLQTETNDLSIESPNTGLQSLHSNSLKRPIDSNIPSLYDPYSNVFTTKRNSIIKARNNTTSGIPLKIHSDLNSKVRSSISSQESDETLNEDNHLKRGNSHHQVTIINDKHSKCLPHHHIFVENLKSAMKPIPSSLLNLIVESSDGSLDDATKYATEINAQNSNGIPIPEKTTEVVNIPTSGPAINGVRKSAIIKGFRAKANPSRRKQQSASAKPAIHNTLSERREALMNQSSSDQNINSNVTNFKGFYSLQEKQQFYKRNGMNTVDEGKENRHSHLGNSNIYEIKDPGTLNLNTSAFKRPRVGESFYVKEGINNKGQKKVYWADSLEW